A portion of the Brienomyrus brachyistius isolate T26 unplaced genomic scaffold, BBRACH_0.4 scaffold40, whole genome shotgun sequence genome contains these proteins:
- the LOC125722603 gene encoding cytohesin-2-like, translated as MDLSPEKHSELEDIRLRKGAILLEIQRLWEALREALMEVEVLESSTKRSQILEKNRHVAMGRKKFNMDPKKGILFMVQNNLLRHTSEDIAQLLYKGEGLNKTAIGDYLGERDDFNIQVLQTFLGLHEFAGFNLVQALRQFLWSFRLPGEAQKIDRMMEAFAQRYCQCNPGVFQNIDTCYVLSFSIIMLNTSLYNPNVRDKPSVDRFISMNRGINDGGNLPDDLLRNLYKSIKNEPFKIPEDNGNNAFFNPDREGWLFKMGGGRVKTWKRRWFILMDNCLYYFKHTTDKKPRVIIPLENLSIREVKDLRKPNCFELYIPNNSRQLMKACKTEADGRLGEGNHVVYRISAPTPEEKDKWIQSITAAVSADPFYEMLAARKTQIS; from the coding sequence atggacctgagtccagagaagcactctgaacttgaggacatccggctgaggaaaggagccattctgctggagatccagaggctgtgggaggcgctgagagaggccctcatggaagtggaggtccttgaatccagcaccaaacgcagccaaatcttagaaaagaataggcatgtcgccatgggaagaaagaaattcaacatggaccctaagaagggtatcctgttcatggtacaaaacaatcttctccggcacacgtctgaggacatcgcccagctcctatacaagggagaggggctgaacaaaacagccattggggattacctgggtgagagagatgacttcaatatccaagtcctccaaacatttcttgggcttcatgaattcgcagggttcaacctggtacaggctctcaggcagttcctctggagtttccgtctgccaggagaagcacaaaagattgacaggatgatggaggcctttgcgcagaggtactgtcaatgtaatcctggagtcttccagaacattgacacctgctatgtactttcattttccataatcatgctaaacactagcctttataatccaaatgtgagagacaagcccagtgtggacaggttcatctccatgaatcgaggaatcaatgatggaggcaacctgccagatgatctcctccgaaatctttataagagcataaagaatgagccattcaagattcctgaagacaatgggaacaatgccttcttcaaccctgacagagagggttggctcttcaaaatgggaggaggacgggtgaaaacatggaaaaggaggtggttcatcctgatggataactgcctttactactttaaacatactacggataagaaacccagggtgatcattccgctggagaatctgagcatccgtgaggtgaaggatctcaggaagcctaactgctttgaactgtacatccctaacaacagcagacagctgatgaaagcctgcaaaacggaggcggacggccgcctggGAGAGGGaaatcatgtggtgtaccgcatctcggcgccaacccctgaggagaaggacaagtggatacagagcatcactgctgctgtgagcgctgaccctttttatgagatgctggcagcAAGAAAAACACAGATCTCTTAA